The Roseofilum casamattae BLCC-M143 genome has a segment encoding these proteins:
- the gntT gene encoding guanitoxin biosynthesis MATE family efflux transporter GntT has product MPYQSQSFLPRFYRLASISILSNMMVPLAGLCDSAFLGHLSNIKHLAGVILASILFDYLYRIFKFLRTSTNSITAEAVGRDDRKDILLALLRSGAIAFTIGAVIVLLAYPIQAIGFTILAGSNAIESSAVEYFNARIVGAPAVLLNFVLIGWFLGREKNAIVLLMSIVGNGSNVLLDYLFIYRWDWASSGAGLATALSQILALMVALIAVSVTVSWKELPNAISNFFNTQALRSTLSLKWNILIRFLVLISTYAIFTNLSAMVGTNTLVENGLLLQIALLSQFTIQGIGMTEQTLISNFNGKQETEKFLPVFLTSVIHSLPIAFMFAAVSFFFPKTIFGLLTSQPEINASIADYTIWLFPLLLVTAIAFMMEGYFIGLKQGVTLRNSVLIAFFIGFLPLAIIAANTANPHLLWLALTLYMVVLATSLGIQLFQNERREVSEPLAS; this is encoded by the coding sequence ATGCCATACCAGTCTCAGAGTTTCTTACCTCGTTTCTACCGACTCGCCAGCATTAGCATCCTATCGAACATGATGGTTCCTCTGGCAGGGTTGTGCGACAGTGCGTTTTTAGGCCATTTGAGCAACATCAAACACCTGGCTGGAGTTATCTTAGCCAGCATTCTGTTTGACTATCTCTATCGCATCTTTAAATTCCTACGCACCAGTACCAACTCCATCACTGCCGAAGCTGTCGGTCGAGACGATCGCAAAGATATCTTACTCGCTCTCTTGCGCAGTGGCGCGATCGCATTCACCATCGGCGCCGTTATTGTCTTGCTTGCCTATCCCATTCAAGCGATCGGATTTACTATTTTAGCTGGCTCCAACGCCATCGAAAGTTCCGCCGTCGAATACTTTAATGCTCGCATAGTAGGTGCCCCTGCCGTTCTGCTCAACTTCGTCCTCATTGGCTGGTTTCTGGGACGAGAAAAAAATGCGATCGTGCTACTCATGTCTATTGTCGGCAACGGTTCCAATGTTTTGTTAGACTATCTTTTTATTTACCGTTGGGACTGGGCTAGCTCTGGCGCGGGTTTAGCCACTGCCCTCAGCCAAATCTTAGCCCTCATGGTTGCTCTGATTGCCGTGAGCGTCACCGTCTCCTGGAAAGAACTGCCCAATGCTATCTCTAACTTCTTCAATACCCAAGCGCTGCGATCGACTCTATCTTTAAAATGGAATATTCTGATTCGCTTTCTCGTCTTAATTTCCACCTATGCCATCTTCACTAACCTCAGCGCCATGGTGGGCACCAATACCTTAGTCGAAAATGGATTATTGCTGCAAATTGCCTTACTCAGTCAATTCACTATTCAAGGGATTGGCATGACCGAACAAACCCTCATTAGCAACTTTAACGGCAAACAAGAAACCGAGAAATTTCTCCCCGTATTTCTCACTTCAGTGATTCATAGTTTGCCCATCGCCTTCATGTTTGCGGCAGTGTCCTTCTTCTTCCCGAAAACCATCTTTGGACTGCTCACCAGTCAACCGGAAATTAACGCCTCGATCGCAGACTACACCATTTGGCTCTTCCCCCTCCTTTTGGTAACGGCGATCGCCTTTATGATGGAAGGATACTTTATCGGCTTAAAACAAGGCGTAACTCTGCGCAACTCAGTACTGATTGCCTTCTTCATCGGCTTTCTCCCCCTCGCCATTATCGCTGCCAACACCGCTAACCCCCATCTGCTCTGGTTAGCCTTAACCCTATACATGGTCGTTTTAGCCACCAGCCTTGGCATTCAACTGTTCCAAAACGAACGGCGAGAAGTCAGCGAGCCGCTCGCCAGTTAA